From the genome of Papaver somniferum cultivar HN1 chromosome 2, ASM357369v1, whole genome shotgun sequence, one region includes:
- the LOC113353900 gene encoding cytochrome P450 76A1-like: METHNSNLGRSLFAPFSLAAGAAVLFLFFLHNRIRQSKSTRRLPPGPRGWPIIGNILQIGPSPHKNIILLQRKYGPLIWLKLGSVNTLVIASAQAAKEMFKNHDQHFCDRHRNETMIRDDGSHNGTIGLSDYGPQWKMMRRLYATELFTKKRLNDTTHLRRKCLDQLIKWVSDEAKHNPGKSIEVAKYVYAAIFNMVGDLVVSKDDLAHPEFIVTNVFFNTTADIIEVMALPNVSDFFPIVRPFDLQGLKRKTEYKEKIARKIIRTFIEERRQRGVNPQHFQEKDLLEVLLDFEGNGKDEPSKISELYLETFLLELFIAAPDATNITTEWAMSELLRKPETMNKLQAEIAQVVGHERRMEETDMENLPYLHAVIQETLRLHAPAALLIPRSVINDIEVMGYLIPKGTQVWVNTWGIGRDPTTWEDPLSFTPERFLNSNIEYRGQNFEYIPFGAGRRICPGLPLGHIMLHLVLGSLVQSFDWSLEKGITRETLDMDEKIRLTVRRANPLKVIPMQY; this comes from the exons ATGGAAACTCATAATTCCAATTTAGGAAGGTCTCTTTTTGCACCCTTTAGCCTTGCAGCTGGAGCTGCtgttcttttcctcttcttccttcACAACCGAATCCGTCAATCCAAATCAACTAGGCGTTTACCTCCCGGACCACGAGGTTGGCCAATAATTGGCAACATCCTCCAAATCGGTCCATCACCACACAAAAACATAATTCTCCTACAGCGCAAGTATGGTCCTTTAATCTGGCTAAAGTTAGGGTCAGTAAACACTCTTGTTATAGCTTCTGCTCAGGCCGCCAAGGAGATGTTTAAAaaccatgatcaacatttttgcGACCGCCACCGAAACGAGACGATGATAAGAGACGATGGGTCACACAATGGCACCATCGGACTTAGCGACTACGGCCCTCAGTGGAAGATGATGAGACGACTGTATGCAACTGAACTTTTCACCAAAAAGCGCTTAAATGATACCACACATCTACGTCGAAAATGTTTGGATCAGTTGATAAAGTGGGTATCTGATGAAGCAAAACATAACCCTGGGAAGAGCATCGAAGTCGCAAAATATGTCTATGCTGCTATTTTCAACATGGTTGGTGATCTCGTCGTTTCCAAAGACGATCTCGCGCATCCAGAATTTATTGTTACAAATGTTTTTTTTAACACAACTGCTGATATCATTGAAGTTATGGCATTACCTAATGTTTCAGATTTTTTCCCTATTGTACGTCCGTTCGACCTGCAAGGTTTAAAAAGGAAGACCGAATATAAAGAAAAAATTGCAAGGAAAATTATCCGGACCTTTATAGAGGAGCGTCGCCAAAGGGGAGTGAATCCACAACACTTTCAGGAAAAAGATTTACTTGAGGTGTTGCTGGATTTTGAAGGCAACGGGAAAGATGAACCTTCAAAAATATCTGAGTTATATCTCGAAACATTTCTGCTG GAGTTATTTATAGCGGCACCGGACGCAACAAACATAACAACGGAGTGGGCAATGTCAGAGCTTCTTCGTAAACCAGAAACTATGAATAAGCTACAAGCTGAGATTGCACAAGTTGTAGGCCATGAAAGAAGGATGGAGGAAACTGACATGGAAAATTTGCCATATCTCCATGCGGTAATCCAGGAGACACTAAGGTTACACGCACCGGCTGCCTTACTAATACCACGTAGCGTAATAAACGATATTGAGGTAATGGGGTATTTGATACCGAAGGGAACTCAAGTATGGGTCAATACTTGGGGAATTGGAAGGGATCCTACTACTTGGGAGGATCCTTTATCCTTCACGCCGGAGCGATTCCTGAACTCTAACATTGAGTATCGAGGACAAAATTTTGAGTATATACCATTTGGAGCTGGTCGGCGAATTTGTCCGGGGCTCCCTTTAGGTCATATAATGCTTCACCTTGTGTTGGGGTCACTTGTTCAATCTTTCGATTGGTCACTTGAGAAAGGTATTACTCGAGAGACTCTAGACATGGATGAAAAGATTAGGCTTACCGTGAGGAGAGCTAACCCTTTGAAAGTTATACCCATGCAATACTAG